From Apium graveolens cultivar Ventura chromosome 9, ASM990537v1, whole genome shotgun sequence, the proteins below share one genomic window:
- the LOC141686976 gene encoding uncharacterized protein LOC141686976, producing the protein MGWMTRFLGAVTFLAIGVLFSPETFESKSSKITTFVKLTHLLCFSTAWGAALWVTFIGGIIMFKNLPRHQFGNLQSKMFPAYFSMVGVCCAASVACFGYTHPWKSSSSSEKYQLGFLLSAFAFNLSNLLIFTPMTIEMMKQRHKIERESNIGEEVGWTKNQEVAKKNPKLAAMNKKFGMIHGLSSLANIMAFGSLAMHSWYLAGKIDL; encoded by the exons ATGGGTTGGATGACTCGATTTCTCGGAGCAGTAACATTTCTAGCAATTGGGGTTTTATTTTCACCCGAAACATTTGAATCAAAGTCATCAAAGATCACAACTTTCGTTAAACTAACTCATCTTCTTTGCTTTTCTACTGCTTGGGGTGCTGCTCTTTGGGTCACTTTTATTGGTGGTATCATCATGTTCAA GAATCTTCCAAGACATCAGTTTGGGAATTTGCAGAGTAAGATGTTTCCTGCGTATTTTTCGATGGTGGGTGTTTGTTGTGCAGCTTCAGTGGCTTGTTTTGGGTATACACATCCATGGAAGTCTTCCTCTAGTTCTGAGAAGTATCAGTTGGGATTCTTGCTCTCAGCATTTGCTTTTAATCTGAGCAATCTCCTTATTTTTACTCCTATGACCATTGAG ATGATGAAACAAAGGCACAAGATTGAGAGAGAATCAAACATTGGAGAGGAAGTTGGGTGGACTaaaaaccaagaagtagcaaaaaAGAATCCAAAACTTGCTGCCATGAACAAGAAATTTGGGATGATTCATGGACTATCCTCTCTTGCCAATATAATGGCTTTTGGCAGTCTCGCTATGCACTCATGGTACTTGGCAGGTAAAATCGATCTCTAG